The genomic stretch AGCCGATTTGCTCAACGAAGGCGGCACCGTGCCTTTCATCGCCAGATACCGCAAGGAAGCGACAAATTCACTAGACGAAGTGCAGGTCCTTGCGATTCGCGATCGACTGGCTCAGTTAGCTGATCTGGACAAGCGCCGCGATGCCATTTTGAAGTCGCTCGAAGAACGCTCTCTCCTCACCGAAGAGCTGAAAAAGTCTGTAGCCGCGGCGAAGAACATGGTGGAGTTGGAAGACATCTATCTTCCATTCCGCCCCAAACGGCGCACAAAAGCAATGGCAGCGAAAGAGAAAGGACTGGAACCACTGGCGCAGCAAATTTTCGATTGCGTGCTCGACAATCCCAAGAAAACGGCGGAAGGCTTTATTAGTGATGAGAAAGGCGTCGCCAGCAGCGACGAGGCGCTCAGCGGTGCAAGAGATATCATCGCCGAATGGATCAACGAGAATCAACAAGTACGAAATCAAGCGCGCCACTATTGGACACGCAAAAGCGACATAAAATCGGTCGTAGTAGCCGGCAAGGAGGCTGATGCAGCCAAATTCAAGGACTATTTCGATTGGTCTGAACCACTTGAATCAGCGCCTTCCCATCGGGTGCTGGCTCTGTTCCGAGGCGAGAACGAAGGACTTCTGAAAGTAGAAGTAGGGCCCTATGCAGATGACTTGATCAAACAATTGGAGAACCTGCTGATCAAGCGTCGTAATCAATGCGCAGAACAGATCAAACTGGCCCTTGCCGATTGTTATAAACGACTACTGGCACCATCTATGGAGACAGAGATACGTCAGCTCTTCAAAACCAGGGCAGACGCAGAAGCAATCAAAGTATTTTCCGACAACATCAAGCAACTTTTGATGGCACCACCGCTCGGGCAGATAGCGACTCTGGCTATAGACCCGGGTTTCCGCACCGGGTGCAAGCTGGCAGTTCTCGATGCTCAGGGCAAGCTCCTGAAACACGATGTGATCTATTTGCACGAAGCGGAAAAAGACCCCGTCAATTCAGCAGCAGCAAAAAAGATTTTCGACATCTGCACCAAATTTAGTATTGGCGCCATAGCAATCGGAAACGGCACGGCCGGGCGAGAGACCGAAACATTCGTCAAGAAGCTTGCTCTCAAGAAAAGTGATGGCAGCAAGATCACCATCGTCATGGTAAATGAAAGCGGAGCCTCTATTTATTCGGCATCGGAGGTAGCCCGTCAGGAGTTTCCAGACCTCGATCTTACTGTCAGAGGAGCTGTGTCGATTGGTCGTCGACTAATGGACCCGCTTGCAGAACTGGTAAAGATTGAGCCAAAGTCGATCGGTGTCGGGCAGTATCAGCACGACGTCGATCAGGCGGCCCTGCAGCACAGCCTGGATGATGCCGTAACAAGTTGCGTCAACAACGTCGGAGTAGAACTGAATACGGCGAGCAAACAGCTTCTTACTTATGTCTCCGGGCTCGGACCACAACTAGCGGGAAATATCGTCAAGCATCGAGAAGAAAACGGCGCCTTCAAGAGTCGCAGCGAACTTAAAAAGGTGCCACGACTGGGTGC from Candidatus Melainabacteria bacterium encodes the following:
- a CDS encoding RNA-binding transcriptional accessory protein, with product MTDNISIVADELKLTARQVQATADLLNEGGTVPFIARYRKEATNSLDEVQVLAIRDRLAQLADLDKRRDAILKSLEERSLLTEELKKSVAAAKNMVELEDIYLPFRPKRRTKAMAAKEKGLEPLAQQIFDCVLDNPKKTAEGFISDEKGVASSDEALSGARDIIAEWINENQQVRNQARHYWTRKSDIKSVVVAGKEADAAKFKDYFDWSEPLESAPSHRVLALFRGENEGLLKVEVGPYADDLIKQLENLLIKRRNQCAEQIKLALADCYKRLLAPSMETEIRQLFKTRADAEAIKVFSDNIKQLLMAPPLGQIATLAIDPGFRTGCKLAVLDAQGKLLKHDVIYLHEAEKDPVNSAAAKKIFDICTKFSIGAIAIGNGTAGRETETFVKKLALKKSDGSKITIVMVNESGASIYSASEVARQEFPDLDLTVRGAVSIGRRLMDPLAELVKIEPKSIGVGQYQHDVDQAALQHSLDDAVTSCVNNVGVELNTASKQLLTYVSGLGPQLAGNIVKHREENGAFKSRSELKKVPRLGAKAFEQAAGFLRIHEGKNPLDASAVHPESYTVVDAMSADLGCKVAELLQKEDLRKRIDINKYVTDKVGLPTLKDIMSELAKPGRDPRDKFEQVEFAEGINTINDLKPGMTMDGVVTNVTAFGAFVDIGVHQDGLVHISELADKFVKVPADVVKVQQKVKVKVLSVDAERKRISLSMKNLNSK